The nucleotide window GCTAATCATGCCTTTAGCAGGGACACCGTATTTGATGGTCTTGAATATGTTTTGGATTCCACCGCCATGTATCCAGTAATCATCAGTTAAATTAGGACCAACTAAACCACCCCCATCGGCAGCGTGGCAGGCGACACAAAAAGTTGCGAATGTTTGTTTGCCCGATGATAGTGAAGCAGCATCAGTTAATTCCGTAACTGTATTTTCAGTAATTAATGCACCACTGCGGATAAGTTCGGCTTTAATTTCATCTGCTTTTTTAACTTCAGCTTGATATTCTGCAGCCATTAGCGGGCTTGATTCGAAAACATGATAGTCTAATAAATAATAAACTGCAAAAGCAATCGTCAGATAAAACAGCCACAAATACCATGGCGGCACACTGTTATCGAGTTCTTTAATTCCGTCGAAATCATGATCAGCTAATAAAACTTCGCTTTCTTTTTCTACAGGTGTCGAGCGTGTGAGAATCTGTCTGATTTTACTCCAGGTAGAGATATATCCGGCAGGCTTGGGTTTTCCCTCCCCCATGCCAAATAAAAAGAAAGCAGCAATTATCATAAGTAAAATGCCGATTATAAATATCGCAACAAGCTGATAATAATTATCCGGTAAATCAGGATTATTAGTCTGAGCTTGTATCGGCGGTGTAATTAAGAATAAAAATAAATTAAAAAGGACTGTAAATAATTTTTTAAAGTTTGTCATTGTATCCACCATTAAAATTATTATTCTGAGGTTTAGTTGCTTCAAGAGGAAGTTCGCGCATTTTTTTCAAATAATTTTTATCAACTCTCATCGCCCAAATAGCTAATGCGACAAAGAATATAAAAAAGACCAGCAGGGAAATGATTGGGTAAATCCCCACTCCTTCGATTGAACTAAGATAATTTTCAAACATAATTACTTCTCCTCTACTTTACTGCCGATTGATTATTTGCTTTAATATCTTTGCCAAGCCTTTGCAGGTAAGCAATCAAAGCGATTATTTCTTTATCAGGTTCAGCAGGTGCGCCGGCATTTTGCAAGTCAGTGGCAATTTCTTCTGCCTGTTTAACTAAATCATCATTTGCAATATTTTCATATCCTTCCGGATAAGGAACACCAAGTGATCTCATTGCATTTATCTTTGCCGCAGTAGTGGTAGTGTTCAAAGTATTTTCGATCAGCCAGGGATAATTTGGCATAATGGATCCTGGAGACATTGAAGTGGGATTTTCCATGTGCAGGTAGTGCCACAAGTTCGGATACTTCCCTCCTTCGCGCTGCAAATCCGGTCCTGTACGTTTTGATCCCCACAAAAATGGATGATCGAAAACAAATTCACCGGCTTTTGAATATTCCCCATATCGCTCTGTTTCAGATCTGAATGGTCGAATCATTTGGGAGTGGCAGCTGTTGCATGCTTCTCTGATGTAAATATCACGCCCCTGCAGCTCAAGGGGGGTATAAGGATTTACACTTGCAATTGTTGGAATATTGGACTTGACAAGAAAAGTGGGAATAAATTCAACAAGTCCGCCAATTAGAATAACGACTAAAGCTGTTATAGTAAAATAAATTGGTTTTCCTTCAAGCCAGCGATGTCTTGTTCCTTTTTTGAAAGGATCATTGAATGGATGAAGAGCAGGAGCTTCGGCTTCTTCTTCAGCAAGAAACGATCCCTGCTTGATTGTTTTATAAACATTATATACTAATAAAACAACTCCTGTTAGGTAGAGAGTACCGCCGATAGCTCGTATAATATACATCGGAATAATCTGAAGTGTAGTTTCAAGAAAATTTGGATATTGAAGAACACCGAGATCAGTAAATTGTTTCCACATTAATGACTGGGCAATTCCTGACCAGTACATTGACGAAGCATAAAACACAATCCCAAGTACTCCAATCCAAAAATGGATGTTGGCAAGTTTCTTTGAATAAAGTTCAGTTCGCCAAAGTCTCGGGATCAACCAATACAATACTCCAAATGTTAAAAATCCATTCCAGCCTAAAGCTCCAATATGAACATGAGCAACAATGTAATCAGTATAATGTACAATGGCATTTACATTCTTAAGTGACATCATCGGACCTTCAAAGGTTGACATACCGTAAGCTGTGACCGCTACAACTAAGAATTTCAATATTGGATCTTGCCGAACCCTATCCCAAGCTCCTCTTAAAGTAAGCAGTCCGTTTATCATTCCCCCCCAGCTTGGGGCAATAAGCATTATTGAAAATACAGTGCCTAATGATTGTGCCCAATCAGGTAAAGCTGTGTATAGAAGGTGGTGGGGACCAGCCCAGATGTAGAGAAATATCAATGCCCAAAAATGAATAATGGATAACCTGTATGAATAGATTGGTCTATTGGCTGCTTTCGGCATAAAATAGTACATCAAACCCAAATAGGGAGTTGTTAAGAAAAATGCTACTGCGTTATGCCCGTACCACCACTGAACCAATGCATCTTGAACACCGGCATAAACCGGGTAGCTCTTTAAAAATGTTACCGGTAATTCAATTGAATTTGTAATATGGAGAACGGCTACTGTAACCCAGGTTGCAAGATAAAACCAAATTGCAACGTAGATATGACTTTCTCTCCTTTTAATTATAGTTCCAATCATATTTATACCAAAGACAACCCAGATTAAAGTGATAGCAATATCAATGGGCCATTCAAGCTCAGCATATTCTTTGCTTGTGGTAATTCCAAGAGGAAGTGTAATAGCTGCTGCAACTATGATTGACTGCCATCCCCAAAAATGTATCTTGCTTAGAAGTTTACTAAACATTGGTGCTTTACACAGCCGTGGCAGCGAGTAGTATATTCCCATAAAAATTGCATTGCCAACAAAAGCAAAAATGACTGCATTTGTATGGAGTGGTCTGATTCGACCGAAAGTCAAAAAAGGAATATTAAAATTAAGCGAGGGGGCAAATAGCTGCGAAGCGATCAGCAAACCCACAATCATTCCAATCACTCCCCAAAAGATCGATGCTAAAGCAAAGTTCTTTACTATTTTGTTGTCGTAATAGAACTTCTCTAACTCCATATTTTCTCCTTATTGAACTGAAAGAATATTTTTTATTAATTGATTTTATTGTCCGATTTATTTTTGTTTTTATCTTCAAAAAGCATTCTGATTGAGGGTGTATATGTGTCATCGTACTGTCCGCTTTTTACAGCCCACAAGAACAAAATCAAAAAACCTAATGCAACAAATACGCTTATTAAAATCAATACCGCTATGACCGAGATAATAAACCTCTCTTTCTTGCAATTAAATTTGTTGATAGAGTTGCAATTACTACAGCGGTAATTGAACTTAGCGGCATTAAAATCGCCGCAAGCAAAGGTGTTAGTAACCCCTGCAATGCAATGCTTAATCCAAAAAGATTGTAAGCAATTGATACAGCAAAATTAAACAAAATTATTTTAACGCTCGTTCGGCTAAACTGAATAAATTCAGATAATTTTATTAATTGACTGCCCGCAAGAATTGCATCGCAAGCGGGTGAGAAAGTATTTATATCCTCGGTTACAGCAATTCCAACGCTTGCCGCGCTTAATGCACCAGCATCATTTAATCCATCCCCCACCATTAAAACATTTCTATTTGATGAGCGTAATTTCTTAATAAATGCAAGTTTGTTTTGAGGTGAATGATTAAACATCAACTTGCTATCTGAAGCAAAATATTTTTTGAGATTTTCCCTTTCACTTTCATTATCTCCCGAAAGTAAAAACAAACTAAATTTTTTACCCAATTTTTTAAGAGTGTTTTCAATACCAGATCTGTATTGATTTTTTATTACAAAATATCCGAGCACTGCATCATTGATGGAGACATAAACTCTTGTGCTTTCTATTCCGGAAGAGTCATTTATCTGAGTTGTATCAACCTCAACAAATTTTTTAGAACCAGCTTTAACTATATTCCCGTAAATTTTCCCCGAGAGCCCGCTGCCAGTATGTTCCTCAAATTCTTGAACCTCCAAATGGCGCTCAGTATTTATTGAATCAAAAATTCTTTTGCTCAAAGGATGGGTTGAATTCCTAACCAAAGAGCGAACCATTTCTAACTGGAATTCATTCAATTGATTGCCAACAAACTTAACTTCAGATTTAGAAGTCTGTGTGATTGTTCCGGTTTTATCAAATACAATCGCATCAATTTTCGAAAGCTCTTCAACAACTTGAGCGTTCTTCAAATAAAAATTATTCCGCCCAAAAATTCTCATCGTATTGCCGAGAGTGAACGGTGTTGAAAGGGCAAGCGCACAGGGACATGCGACAATCAATACAGCAGTTAAAACATTCCAGCTTAATGCCGGGTCAATTGTGAACCAATAAGCAAATCCTGCAACTGCAATTATAAGTATCGCAATGGTAAAGTATTTGCTAATCATGTCTGATAGTGTTGCGAAATTGCTCTCAGAATTTTTAATAAAAGAGTCATTATTCCAAAGTTGAGTTAAATAACTCTGAGAAACTTCCCTGATAACTTCGAGTTCGATAGTGCCGCCAGCTTGTCTTCCACCAGCATAGATTAGTTCGCCCGAAACTTTTTTGATTGGTACAGATTCACCAGTAACGAAGCTGTAATCAATATTCCCCTCCCCATTAAAAAGTATAGCATCAGCAGGGATAATTTCATTCTTCCTGATGATTATCCGATTACCCACGCGAAGATTTGCAACTGGAATTGTTTTCTCTATGTTGTCGATTTTTATTGTCACTCCCAGTGGGAAGTATGATTTGTAACTTCTTTCAAAATTTAGTGAGTCATAAGTTTTCTGTTGAAATAATTTCCCGATTAAAAGGAAAAAAACTAACCCCGTAAGTGAGTCAAAATATCCTGCTCCATGAGTAATAAATATTTCATAAATGCTTCGAATAAATATCACTATAATTCCGACTGATATTGGGAAATCAATATTAATAACTTTTTTCTTTAAACTTCTATAAGCTGATAGAAAGTATTCTGTTGCTGAATAGAAAAAAACCGGTAGTGCTAATATTAAATTCAGGTAGGCAAAAATTTGACGATAGAAGAATTCCGATTTGTCAATTGATAAATATTCGGGAAAGCTAAGCAGCATAATATTCCCAAAACTGAAAGCTGCAACTCCAATTTTAAAATATAATTTATTACTTACAGAAGGTTTGTTGTACCCTTGCGTTGATTCTATATTCAACTGGGGCTCGTACCCAATTGAGGCTAATAGCGCAACTATATTTTTTAAACTGCTTTCATTATTAGCAAATCTTATGTTCAATTTCTTTTTTAGAAAATCAACCCTGGAATCTAATATAGCTGAGTTTATTTTAGACAAATTTTCCAGTAACCAGATACAGGAGCTGCAGTGCATCTGTGGAATACTGAATGTTACTGTGGTGATATTCTCATCCTTAAAATCAATTAATTTCGATTGAATTAAGGAATCATCAAGGTAGTCAAGTTTTCGCAGGTTTAGATCGGAAAGAGTTATCCCGGGAGATTTTTCCAAATCATAATAATTACAAAGTTTGTTTTGATCTAATAACTCATAAACCGTCTTACATCCATTGCAGCAAAAAGCTTTATCATCAATTAAGATTGAATCGTCAATGCAATGTTCTCCGCAGTGATAACAAATCAGTTCCTTTTGAATTTGTTCTGGTGCTGGCATTAAGTAAACATACTAAAAATGAGAGTTACAAAAGTTTAGCTTTGTTTTCACATAAATGAAAAATATTTGGTTAATAAATATAGCAGATTAAAAAATCCGATTTATAAAAATTTTCAAGAACACTAAAAATTTTCTGCCAATATAAAAAACGCTAAGTGATTCAATTCTCAGAAAATAGAACTTAGGTATAAAAAATCTTTGCGTGAAATTAAAAATCAGTTTTCAAAATCATTAAAACTACTGCGACCCAAGGAGATAGAGTTGCAACCGTACCCCATAAATCCCATTGTTTTGATAACTTAGAATATTCATCCCAACTAAATAGTTTTTCATTCGAACACAAAACTAAAATTTTCTTTTGCAAAGGAATTACTTTAGCCATAAAAACCACAGCAGATATGAAATACAAAATCAATGATAGAAATATCCAATCTGTTTCCAAAAAATTATAACCTGCATGTCCGGCAGCTCCAATTCCGAATACTAAAAGAAGTATAACGCCGGGCATAGTAAAATATTTATCAGCCTTTTGGATTGCTTCAAAAGTTTCAGCAATTCTTAATCTGTCCTTGCCCTGGTCAGCTCGCGATTTCCAAAAAGGAACAATTGTAATATTTCCTAAGAAAATAATTGAAGTAATAACGAGCACAAGTTTTAAAATCAGATACACCATAATTCTTCTATCTCCATTTAATAAAATAATAAACTTTAAAATAAAAAACCCCGCTTATAAAAACGGGGTTATAAAATAAATTTGGCAGCGACCTACTCTCCCGCACACCTGCGCATGTAGTACCATCGGCGTTCTGGGGCTTAACTTCTCTGTTCGGAATGGGAAGAGGTGTAACACCCAGGCTATAACCACCAAAATTTAAACTTGATTGCATTTAGCAAACTCAATAAAAAGAAAGCTGGTAGAGCGAGTCTAACAAAGCATAGATAGATCTGTATATAAAATAATTGATTAAGCCTCACGACTTATTAGTACTGCTCGGCTGAATTCCTTACGGAACTTGCACCTGCAGCCTATCAACCTCGTAATCTCCGAGGAGTCTTTAGTCCCGATAAATCGGGAGGGATACCTAATCTTGAAGCGTGCTTCGTGCTTAGATGCTTTCAGCGCTTATCACAACCGTATATAGCTACCCAGCGATGCCACTGGCGTGACAACTGGTGCACTAGAGATACGTTCACTTCGGTCCTCTCGTACTAGAAGCGACCCTTCTCAAGTATCCTTCGCCCGCATAGGATAGGGACCGAACTGTCTCACGACGTTCTGAACCCAGCTCACGTACCGCTTTAATTGGCGAACAGCCAAACCCTTGGGACCTTCTTCAGCCCCAGGATGCGATGAGCCGACATCGAGGTGCCAAACCTTACCGTCGATATGAACTCTTGGGTAAGATCAGCCTGTTATCCCCGGCGTACCTTTTATCCTTTGAGCGACGGCACTTCCATTCGCAGCCGTCGGATCACTAACTCCTGCTTTCGCACCTGCTCGACTTGTAAGTCTCGCAGTCAAGCTCCCTTTTGCGTTTACACTCGCCGCACGATTACCAACCGTGCTGAGGGAACCTTTGAGAGCCTCCGTTACAT belongs to Ignavibacteriales bacterium and includes:
- the ccoN gene encoding cytochrome-c oxidase, cbb3-type subunit I, with the protein product MELEKFYYDNKIVKNFALASIFWGVIGMIVGLLIASQLFAPSLNFNIPFLTFGRIRPLHTNAVIFAFVGNAIFMGIYYSLPRLCKAPMFSKLLSKIHFWGWQSIIVAAAITLPLGITTSKEYAELEWPIDIAITLIWVVFGINMIGTIIKRRESHIYVAIWFYLATWVTVAVLHITNSIELPVTFLKSYPVYAGVQDALVQWWYGHNAVAFFLTTPYLGLMYYFMPKAANRPIYSYRLSIIHFWALIFLYIWAGPHHLLYTALPDWAQSLGTVFSIMLIAPSWGGMINGLLTLRGAWDRVRQDPILKFLVVAVTAYGMSTFEGPMMSLKNVNAIVHYTDYIVAHVHIGALGWNGFLTFGVLYWLIPRLWRTELYSKKLANIHFWIGVLGIVFYASSMYWSGIAQSLMWKQFTDLGVLQYPNFLETTLQIIPMYIIRAIGGTLYLTGVVLLVYNVYKTIKQGSFLAEEEAEAPALHPFNDPFKKGTRHRWLEGKPIYFTITALVVILIGGLVEFIPTFLVKSNIPTIASVNPYTPLELQGRDIYIREACNSCHSQMIRPFRSETERYGEYSKAGEFVFDHPFLWGSKRTGPDLQREGGKYPNLWHYLHMENPTSMSPGSIMPNYPWLIENTLNTTTTAAKINAMRSLGVPYPEGYENIANDDLVKQAEEIATDLQNAGAPAEPDKEIIALIAYLQRLGKDIKANNQSAVK
- a CDS encoding cbb3-type cytochrome c oxidase subunit 3, which encodes MFENYLSSIEGVGIYPIISLLVFFIFFVALAIWAMRVDKNYLKKMRELPLEATKPQNNNFNGGYNDKL
- a CDS encoding c-type cytochrome — translated: MVDTMTNFKKLFTVLFNLFLFLITPPIQAQTNNPDLPDNYYQLVAIFIIGILLMIIAAFFLFGMGEGKPKPAGYISTWSKIRQILTRSTPVEKESEVLLADHDFDGIKELDNSVPPWYLWLFYLTIAFAVYYLLDYHVFESSPLMAAEYQAEVKKADEIKAELIRSGALITENTVTELTDAASLSSGKQTFATFCVACHAADGGGLVGPNLTDDYWIHGGGIQNIFKTIKYGVPAKGMISWQTQLSAVQMQEVGSYIMSLYGTKPAAPKEPQGDLYSPQIDSTSVQPGS
- the ccoS gene encoding cbb3-type cytochrome oxidase assembly protein CcoS codes for the protein MSVIAVLILISVFVALGFLILFLWAVKSGQYDDTYTPSIRMLFEDKNKNKSDNKIN
- a CDS encoding DUF2269 family protein, whose amino-acid sequence is MVYLILKLVLVITSIIFLGNITIVPFWKSRADQGKDRLRIAETFEAIQKADKYFTMPGVILLLVFGIGAAGHAGYNFLETDWIFLSLILYFISAVVFMAKVIPLQKKILVLCSNEKLFSWDEYSKLSKQWDLWGTVATLSPWVAVVLMILKTDF
- a CDS encoding heavy metal translocating P-type ATPase metal-binding domain-containing protein → MPAPEQIQKELICYHCGEHCIDDSILIDDKAFCCNGCKTVYELLDQNKLCNYYDLEKSPGITLSDLNLRKLDYLDDSLIQSKLIDFKDENITTVTFSIPQMHCSSCIWLLENLSKINSAILDSRVDFLKKKLNIRFANNESSLKNIVALLASIGYEPQLNIESTQGYNKPSVSNKLYFKIGVAAFSFGNIMLLSFPEYLSIDKSEFFYRQIFAYLNLILALPVFFYSATEYFLSAYRSLKKKVINIDFPISVGIIVIFIRSIYEIFITHGAGYFDSLTGLVFFLLIGKLFQQKTYDSLNFERSYKSYFPLGVTIKIDNIEKTIPVANLRVGNRIIIRKNEIIPADAILFNGEGNIDYSFVTGESVPIKKVSGELIYAGGRQAGGTIELEVIREVSQSYLTQLWNNDSFIKNSESNFATLSDMISKYFTIAILIIAVAGFAYWFTIDPALSWNVLTAVLIVACPCALALSTPFTLGNTMRIFGRNNFYLKNAQVVEELSKIDAIVFDKTGTITQTSKSEVKFVGNQLNEFQLEMVRSLVRNSTHPLSKRIFDSINTERHLEVQEFEEHTGSGLSGKIYGNIVKAGSKKFVEVDTTQINDSSGIESTRVYVSINDAVLGYFVIKNQYRSGIENTLKKLGKKFSLFLLSGDNESERENLKKYFASDSKLMFNHSPQNKLAFIKKLRSSNRNVLMVGDGLNDAGALSAASVGIAVTEDINTFSPACDAILAGSQLIKLSEFIQFSRTSVKIILFNFAVSIAYNLFGLSIALQGLLTPLLAAILMPLSSITAVVIATLSTNLIARKRGLLSRS